In Apium graveolens cultivar Ventura chromosome 10, ASM990537v1, whole genome shotgun sequence, the following are encoded in one genomic region:
- the LOC141691176 gene encoding uncharacterized protein LOC141691176: protein MRQEIYWPTLRKDCESYVRKCQACQRHGNVSHRPQQSSTRSSLLALSINGESISWDLSRSLEDNVNTSWLQSTTRRNGSRILVLDNGTQFVGAHFEKALSDLKIQDVKASVAYPQANGLAEVMNRTILQGLKKMIEEIPRCWVDELPNVLWSYRTTPRSATGETPFRLAYGVDAVLPVEISLISPRIEVFDSSLAVKGLRFHNDLLEETREESRLRMIAQQEKTTRYFNKKVKNRRFEVGDLVLRDSATSQPTIS from the exons ATGAGACAGGAGATTTATTGGCCAACACTCCGAAAAGATTGTGAAAGCTACGTCCGTAAATGTCAGGCATGCCAACGACATGGGAACGTGAGTCATCGACCACAACAGAGCTCAACTCGATCCTCACTCCTTGCCCTTTCTATCAATGGGGAGTCGATATCGTGGGACCTTTCCCGAAGTCTAGAGGACAATGTCAATACATCGTGGTTGCAGTCGACTACGCGACGAAATGGGTCGAG GATTTTAGTTTTAGATAACGGAACGCAGTTTGTTGGCGCACATTTCGAGAAAGCTTTAAGCGACTTGAAAATCCAGGACGTCAAAGCATCGGTTGCATACCCACAGGCCAATGGACTTGCAGAAGTAATGAACAGAACCATCTTACAAGGGTTAAAGAAAATGATAGAAGAAATTCCCCGATGTTGGGTTGATGAGCTCCCTAATGTGCTGTGGTCCTACAGAACAACTCCTCGAAGTGCAACAGGAGAAACTCCTTTCCGTCTCGCGTACGGTGTCGACGCCGTTTTGCCTGTCGAGATTAGCCTGATTTCCCCTAGGATCGAAGTCTTTGATTCCTCTCTCGCAGTTAAAGGATTACGTTTTCACAATGACTTACTTGAAGAAACAAGAGAGGAATCTAGGCTTCGCATGATCGCTCAACAAGAGAAGACGACAAGGTACTTCAACAAGAAAGTTAAAAATAGGCGATTTGAGGTGGGAGACCTCGTCCTTCGAGACTCCGCCACATCGCAGCCAACAATCTCATGA
- the LOC141691177 gene encoding uncharacterized protein LOC141691177, whose protein sequence is MLVDNESSVDVLYHHAFSRMDIRDRRLENSRTPLYGFTGNEVHVVGTIDMPVLFGSPPCQVWKVVKFHMISASSSFNAILGRTTITTLKEITSISHLKMKFPTDFGVGEMIGDQTTARQCYLTTVSPKKKGEEDLGVNQVLEIDPRNSIESTNQNSCFPAEETEEIEVVIGNPAKTTKVGKGLPEHLKQDIVDLVREFADIFAWDPKDMPGIPEVVARHSLHINKNAVPV, encoded by the coding sequence ATGCTGGTCGACAACGAAAGTTCTGTCGATGTCCTCTACCACCACGCCTTTTCACGGATGGATATCAGAGATCGGCGGCTCGAGAACTCTCGAACGCCGTTGTACGGATTTACTGGAAATGAGGTCCATGTGGTAGGAACCATTGATATGCCAGTTCTCTTTGGCTCACCACCTTGTCAGGTTTGGAAAGTCGTTAAATTTCATATGATCAGTGCCTCTTCCAGCTTTAATGCCATCTTGGGCCGCACTACTATCACAACCCTAAAGGaaataacttcaatctcccatttGAAGATGAAATTTCCCACCGACTTCGGGGTCGGAGAAATGATTGGAGATCAAACGACCGCGAGACAATGTTACCTGACAACAGTTTCCCCAAAGAAAAAGGGGGAAGAAGATCTAGGAGTCAACCAAGTACTCGAGATTGACCCCCGCAACTCAATTGAATCTACAAACCAGAATTCATGTTTCCCCGCAGAGGAAACAGAAGAGATCGAAGTGGTCATTGGTAACCCAGCAAAGACAACCAAGGTGGGAAAAGGACTCCCTGAACATTTGAAACAAGATATCGTTGACCTTGTTAGAGAATTCGCTGATATTTTCGCCTGGGACCCGAAAGATATGCCAGGAATCCCCGAGGTCGTCGCACGCCACTCCCTCCACATCAACAAAAATGCTGTCCCAGTGTGA
- the LOC141691178 gene encoding RING-H2 finger protein ATL74-like: MVHLRHLLLNAEPSMPPASVSIRPKHYINETKFDTNMVIILAALLCALLCALGLNSIIRCLLRCTHRFGTETEQQAAARLATTGVKKHTLRKIPIAIYGSEVKFSTSECPICLSEFVEGEKVRVLPTCSHGFHVKCIDTWLESHSSCPNCRRSLLERSTSRVADESCLTQPLESNSSRQQQASTVDVVVTQV; the protein is encoded by the coding sequence ATGGTTCATTTACGCCACCTTCTTCTTAATGCTGAGCCAAGCATGCCACCAGCCAGTGTCAGTATTCGGCCAAAACATTACATCAACGAGACAAAATTCGACACAAATATGGTGATTATATTGGCAGCTTTACTATGTGCACTATTATGTGCACTAGGACTGAACTCAATAATCCGTTGCCTCCTACGTTGTACACATAGGTTTGGTACAGAGACAGAGCAACAAGCTGCAGCTCGATTAGCCACCACCGGAGTGAAAAAGCATACTCTCCGTAAGATTCCAATTGCAATTTATGGCTCAGAAGTGAAGTTCTCAACCAGTGAATGCCCTATTTGTCTATCAGAATTTGTCGAAGGAGAAAAAGTTCGTGTTCTGCCCACGTGTAGTCACGGTTTTCATGTCAAGTGCATAGATACATGGCTGGAGTCACATTCTTCGTGCCCAAATTGTCGTCGTTCGTTGCTTGAACGTTCTACTTCGCGTGTTGCCGATGAAAGTTGTCTTACACAGCCACTGGAAAGTAACAGTTCCAGACAGCAGCAAGCTAGTACCGTTGATGTAGTTGTAACGCAGGTTTAA